The Candidatus Rokuibacteriota bacterium DNA window CTACCAGGTCCTGCTCGCGAAGGAGGCGGCCTGACGCAGACCCAGTTTCATAGGAAACGTGCGCCCCGTCCTCGCGGACGGATTGGCCGGGCTGATCCGGGTCCGCCAGCGCCGATGCATCGACATGGACCACCACCTGGTACCGCTCTCCCGGGGCGCCGGGATCGAGCCCCTGGTGGAGGGCCGTCTCCGCGAGCAGGGCCAGCGCGTCTGCCTGCTGCTGGGCCGTGGTCGGGCGATCCTCGATCGGGTCAGCCAGGCGGGTGGCCGCCTCCACACCTCGAGTCCGCTGGTACAGCGCCTCACGGGCCGCGTCCAGCGCCCGCAGGAACAGGGTCCCCACCTCGGGCGTGAGCCGCCCGCGCAGCACCACCATGCCGTCCTCGTCCTGGTGGACGTGAAGCGCCCGGCTCGCGTGCTGCCGCGCGGTCTCCCGCGCCTCGGCCTGCCGATCCACCCGCCGCCAGCCCCACACGATCTGCTCGACATGCGCGGCCGGGCCGGCCCGCCCCACCCCCAGCAGCCGCGCTTCGGTCTCCGGCGTGGCCACGCGGGCCAGGGCCCGGACCTTGGCGTACGACAGCTCCCCGCGGGCGAGGGCCTGGGCCAGCAGCGGCAGCGTCCCCAGGGCGCGCGCCACCCGCACCCTCTCCCGGGCCGCCCCGAGATCGAGCCCGACGCGCCAGATCAGCCAGGCGGCGCAGAGGCGGAACCCGCTGTTCCAGCCGCCCCGGGCGTCGAAGTCGCGGATCAGATCGAGCAGCCGGGCGGTGGCGGCCTCGAGATGCGCCGACAACTCGGCGATCTCGTCGCCCAGCTGGTCCAGCTCCGCGACGGGCTCGAGCGTGGCAGGAATGTCGGGCGAGTGGATCTCCCTGGTGAGCCTCCCTTTTCTTGGGACGACTCTACACCCCGATTTCGGAGCCACCCGGGAGCCTCCAGGGCGATTCCGGGACCAGCGACGATTTTCGGTACATTCGCTCCCGGCCGCCCAT harbors:
- a CDS encoding DUF222 domain-containing protein — protein: MAPKSGCRVVPRKGRLTREIHSPDIPATLEPVAELDQLGDEIAELSAHLEAATARLLDLIRDFDARGGWNSGFRLCAAWLIWRVGLDLGAARERVRVARALGTLPLLAQALARGELSYAKVRALARVATPETEARLLGVGRAGPAAHVEQIVWGWRRVDRQAEARETARQHASRALHVHQDEDGMVVLRGRLTPEVGTLFLRALDAAREALYQRTRGVEAATRLADPIEDRPTTAQQQADALALLAETALHQGLDPGAPGERYQVVVHVDASALADPDQPGQSVREDGAHVSYETGSASGRLLREQDLV